The nucleotide sequence TTTTGTTTTTTATCACAAATTTTGGGAATTGATTAAAGGTGATTTAATGAAGGCAATTCATTGGTTTTGGAGTAGTGGTGAAATCACTCTAGGGTGTAATGCTTCGTTTATCACCTTAATACCAAAGAAAAATGATCCGGTTAACTTGCGTGACTATAGGCCAATAAGCCTCATCGGAAGTTACTACAAAATCATCTCAAAGTTACTTGCCAATAGAATTCGAAACGTGATTGACAAGTTGATTGGGAACGAACAAAGTGCATTCATACGTGGAAGATCTATCCTTGATAGTATCTTAATCGCAAACGAGTCAGTGGGGGATGTCAAAAGTAGGAAATCTAAATGCTTTATCTTCAAAGCCGACTTTGAAAAAGCATTCGATAGTGTACGATGGAATTTCTTATTGGATATTATGAGAAAAATGGGTTTTGGTCCAAAGTGGCTCAAATGGATGGAATCATGTTTCAAATCCGCATCCATATCGGTTCTAGTTAATGGGTCACCCACTAGAGAGTTTCGTTTACAACGAGGAATTCGCCAAGGCGACCCACTTTCACCGTATCTTTTCATTATCGCAAGCGAAGGGCTTAACATTCTAACAAAAATCGCGGTAAGAAACAAGATTATTCGGGGAGTCGAAATCGGGCGGGATAAAGTTAATGTTTCACATCTTCAATTTGCGGATGACACGATATTTTTTGGTGATTGGGCTAAAAGAAATATTTTGAATGTCCACAAAACCTTAGAATGTTATGAGAAAGTATCGGGCCTTAAAATTAACATGCAAAAGAGCCACATTTACGGAATTGGTGTAACCCGGGGAGAAATTGAACACATTGCTAATAGATTGGGTTGTATTACGGGCTCCTTCCCTTTCACCTATTTAGGGATGCCGATTGGTGAAAAAATTCACAAAAAAGAAACATGGAAACCCGTCATTGAGAAATTCTCTAAACGCTTGTCGGATTGGAAAGCAAGATCGATGTCGTTTGGTGGTAGATTAACACTTGTTAAGGCGGTCCTTAGTAGTCTCCCTCTATACTTCTTCTCGTTGTTTCGTGCCCCATCTTGCGTCATCAATCACCTCGAAGGTATGCGTCGTaaattcttttggggcgggtcgggggaTGAAACAAAACTTTCTTGGGTCAAATGGGAAACCATACTTTTACCTTATAATGAGGGCGGGTTAAATATCGGGTCGTTAAAAGCAAAAAATTATTCGTTACTTTCCAAGTGGTGGTGGCGTTTTCGTACCGAAAACAAGTCACTTTGGGTTAAAATAATCAAAAGCATTTATGGGCGGGACGGGGGGTTGGGTTCTAACGATGAGAATGTTTATTTGAAGCAGAATTCCATACGGAGGAATATCATTCGATTGCGGATCGAGCTGATCAAAGTAAATATCAACATAAATGACTTATTCGAAAGGCAGATCGGTAGAGGCGATGATGTCGCCTTTTGGCTCGAACAGTGGGCTGATCACAGCCCCTTTAACGTCAGATTCCAGCGACTTTTTCGACTAGAAAGACAGCCTAACACAAATGTTCGGGACAGAATTCAGGTCGACAACAATATATGGCGGTTTAATTGGGAATGGACACGAGAACTTACGGGTAGACTACACGGGGAGTTAGACAATATGATTGAAATCATCAAAACAAGTTCAATCTCGGGTAATGGTGAAAGCTCATGGAAATTTTTGGGTCATAAAAGTGGATTATTTGTTACAAAAGCAATGGCGAAATTGATTGATGACAAGATTATTCCAAGAGAATCCAATTCTATAGCTACGTTAAAAAACAACCTCGTTCCTCTAAAAATCGGGATCTTCATTTGGAGAGTGCTAAGAAGGAGAATCGCGGTTAAAGTGGAGCTTGATAGGAGGGGTATCGACTTGGACACGTTGTTATGTCCAATATGTGACAACGTGGTTGAATCGGTAGATCATGCCATTTATTCTTGCAAATCCGCCCAAGACATTTGGATTGGCATTTTTAAATGGTGGGATCTTTCCCTTCCTTCGGGCTACACTTTAGAAGACTTAATCAAATGTTCAAACTCGTTCGGGATGGAACCATTCAAAAAGAAGGTTTGGCAAGCGGTTATATGGTCTACATGCTACATGATTTGGAAAAATAGAAACCTCAAGGTGTTCAAGAATGATGCGGACTCATCTCCAAAAATAGTTAGTGACATTCAAGTGAAGTCTTTTGAATGGATCAAAAATCGTTCAAGAAAATCACTCATCACGTGGCAACAATGGCTCATATCCCCGGCATCCACAAACATACTATGCGTGAACATGGACCCGGGTTGAATCTCATCGTGTATTTTGTTTTTTTCATCGTGTTGTTTAGCTCTCGTGTATTATACTTGTAATTATCGTGCGTGTTGGTAGCTAATTCGGCTTCCTCACATCTCTGTACATTCTATTTAGTAATataatttgcctttcaaaaaaaaaaaaaaaactatttagcCAATTACTAATTAATTTTCTAAAACTAGAGGAAATTGCGTTAACCAAAACTGATGAATTTGCGACTACAAAAATAAAATGACATCTTGCTTACACTCGCCTTCCGTTTGAACAGGTTCCCCACAAGTGACTTCAAACTTGAAGGCTTATGACAAGAAGACTCCCTATTGCCCCATCTCCTTATTTATTCTTAGTTGCGGGTGAAGGCTTAATCTGCTATGTAAATCCGCTTCAAGTAGCAATCTATTTAAGGGGTAGAGATCGGAAAAGATAAGGTTCATTTAACCCACCTCTAATACGCGGACGACACCTAATATTAGGCGAGTGAAAGAATAGGAACTTTGATAATATGTTAAAAGACAAAATTAAGTTATTAATCCCTAATGTTTGCTCAAACTTTCATGGATGGACATAAATATTTTATTGACTTGGATGACCCTAACGTTTGAGATTGTTGCGCGGTTGGTATCAAACTCTAATGCACGTTAGTCAAGCTCCGTTAAGTGAACTCATGTCCGCGTGGTAAATTTGTCCGTTATATTTTATTCTTACCTCATACCTTCTCCCTCCCATACCTTAAcccactgttgcaaaacaccccgtctcgagccgttgcgTCGTCCGTTGCGACGGTTTAGTGACTTgcccgtcccgtctcgaagaaaaccgtctaatatgacagtcaacggtcaaaattcggaaaagccagaaagtcggtaaaattggtcaaatttgtcgtattttagtttgaattttctgtattatattaacggtgataACGATTATGGtacaaattagttaattaaagtttttgactttaaattagtcaactttggtcaacgtacGTCTCGACCctcgtctcgaacgtctcgacatttttaggacccgaccgtctcgaccccgtctcacgtcttttgcaaccttgcctTAACCACAAACCTCTGAAGATATTTTAATctagataaaaaaaattaataaaagaaGCCATCAAAATCAAatcagaattaaaattaaaatcacaaCTAAAATCAAAATGAATTTCAAACTAAACCTTTCACGATTTTAAAACACAACAACAAACTAAAACATGTGATTACGGAGCAATAAAAACACAAGATGACTGCTCACAGCCGCCACAAAATCAATAAAACCTAgcaacaaattttttttaaaattcataATCGAAAAAAATGTACTTGTTGATCTTCCTGTaggttattgtttttttttttttttttttttttcacaaaataaaataataaataaataaattagtaAAGATACTCGGTATATAGATACCCGCCCGTATTGCTTAATGGGTCTCCAAAAGTAATATCGAAGGTAAAACTAGACCGACGAAACCCTAGATATTTTCGTATACAGAAACACGATCCCCAAATCTCATCTCACCACGGATATACGTAATTCGTCTCAACTGGATATCAATATCAAGCCTGTTCATTGATTTATCGTTATCGATCAAGAGTTACTAAATCTCCGGTAATTCGACTATCCtaatttgaatttttatttttcttaataAATATTACATATGGTTTATTAATtgtttataaattatatttatcaTCACAGGGTTCTGTGTATATATTTTTTCTGTAGTGCCTAGGTTTTGATTTGAGTTTGAGCTAGCATGCCGAAAGACGTAACCCCTGCCGCTCATATAAAATATTATAGAATTAGAGATTAGCCAATAATTTGCAGTTATTATCTTATTCTAACTTTGATTTAGTTGTTATAGATATATTCAACTTTAGAtgaaattgtaattgtaatttcgaTTAAGAGTGTTAGTTATTTGATAATTTTCCTTATGAATTTAGCAGCTTATTTTGGCTGTGTATATGTATTATCACGAATTAGGCTTAAAGTAATCGAACATTTTAGGCTGGATCTTTTGACATGTAAATGTGTTCGTTTTTGTTCAAAAATTGCCGTAAAAATTGTTTCTTTGGTTGCTTTTTATGTTTAGACAAACGAGACTTGTTAGCTGTAAGGACTGATTTGTTTCtgcattttttttgtttttattttgcaGGTTTTTGTAACCATGGCTGCTTTGAAGGAGATTCTACCACCTGCAAAATCATCTGCTGCTACTTTCTATGATCACTCGAGTGATCCATGGTTCAAACAAAGATACAGTACTCCGACAGAGGATGAACGAGCTGATATTATCAAAACTAATCCCATTCCGTTGTATAATACAGCAGAACGATTCAAATATCGGCCATCAAAAGCACAAGACTATGGTGATGGTGGAGCATTTCCCGAGATTCATTATGCTCAATATCCTCTTGATATGGGTAGGAAGAAAGATTCTTCTTCTGGCCCAAAGACGTTACCTGTCACAGTTGATAACCGTGGAAACTTAACGTTTGATGCTATTGTGAAGCAAAACGAAAATGCTAAGAAGATAGTTCATTCTCAGCACAGAGATCTCGTCCCAAAGATTcttaaagatgatgaagaaaatgaagatgatgaagatgatgagaagCAGAAAGAGATTGAAGAAACAACTCTGCAGACAAAAGCAGCACTTGAGAAGATTGTGAACGTTAGATTAAGTGCAGCACAACCAAAAAATGTGCAGACTCAGTCTCAAGATTCAAAGTTCATCAAGTACAAGCCTTCTCAACAGTCAGCTGCATTTAATTCGGGTGCGAAGGAGAGGATTATTCGAATGGTTGAGATGCCTGTGGACCCTTTAGAGCCGCCAAAGTTTAAACATAAGCGAGTACCGAAAGCTAACGGTTCGCCACCTGTCCCGGTTATGCACTCACCTCCTCGGCCTGTTACTGTAAAAGACCAACAAGATTGGAAGATTCCTCCATGTATCTCTAACTGGAAGAATCCAAAAGGGTACACTATCCCACTTGATAAACGTTTGGCAGCCGATGGTAGAGGACTTCAAGAAGTTCAAATTAACGATAACTTTGCAAAGCTTTCTGAAGCGTTATATGTAGCAGAACAGAGAGCTCGAGAAGCTGTTGCAATGAGGTCCAAAGTTCAAAAAGAAATGATGTTAAAAGACAAAGAAAGAAAAGAGCAAGAGTTGCGTGCACTGGCTCAAAAAGCAAGATCCGAAAGAACCGGTACTGGTACCGGAACTAATGTTGGTGCTGGCTCTTTTGTACCTTCTGACAAGAATATGATGGAACTCGATGAGCCCGTTGAACATGAACCTAGACGTGTTAGGGAGCGGGACGCACCAAGAGAATCAAAAGAGGAGAGAGAAGAGCGTATCCAGAGAGAGAAGATCCGTGAAGAGAGACGTAGAGAGAGAGAACGAGAGAGAAGATTGGAGGCTAAAGATGCTGCCATGGGGAAGAAGAGTAAAATCACTAGAGACCGAGATCGTGACATCAGCGAAAAAGTTGCACTCGGTATGGCATCGGGCGGATCACGTGGGGGTGAAGTTATGTACGATCAACGTTTATTCAATCAAGAAAAGGGGATGGATTCTGGTTTTGCAACTGATGATCAATACAATGTGTATGATAAAGGCTTGTTCACTGCACAACCGACTTTATCTACTTTGTATAGGCCGAAGAAGGATGCGGATGATGAGATGTATGGTGGGGCCGATGAGCAGCTTGAGAAGATCAGGAAGACTGAGCGGTTTAAACCCGATAAGGGTTTCTCTGGTGCTGGTGAAAAGAGTGGACCAAGAGGTGGACCAGTTGAGTTTGAGAAGGAAGTGGAAGAAGCTGATCCGTTTGGTTTGGACCAGTTTTTGACTGAGGTCAAGGGTGGGAAGAAACCGTTGGATAAAGTTGGAAGTGGAGGAACCATGAGAGCTAGTGGTGGGGCGTCTACACGAGATGGGTATGAAGGGTCTGGTAGGTCCCGTATCGGGTTCCAAAAGGGGCGCTAAATTAAATACAAGTGTTCATTGGAGACTTGCTTTCATTAGATGCATCACTTTCATGATTTCATCTAAGTATTTGGATGGCTGTTTACAATTATGGATATTAGTTTATGTTGTTTGGGCAGAATTTGGTTAAGTAATGATTCGAACTTGTCACCTTTTGTTATTTTCTAAAACCAGTTAAACATATAAAGCTCAGTGCTTAATACTTTATGAGGAGAGCTTTGAGTTTCAAATACTTGGTTACCGCTTGTAAGAAACTTTTTGTAATACTATCTTGTATCTGTAGCGTTCTATATACTTAATTTATTTCGGTTATcttttaaaaatatacttaatttatTTCGGTTATCTTTTAAAAGTCTACATCTTGATGTAAATTTAAGTTTTGAAACAGCTACATGAGTGACTAATTTCTTTTTGCTTGATTCCAACTTAAAATTTAACAGCCTAAATATTCATAGTTACTGTATGAACTGCATACGAATATATCAAGAAAAAGTGCAGAAACGCCTTGTAGTGGTTTTAATGCAGCGTATTTAATAACTTGACTTGATCAACCAACGCAAGCTACCTTGAATGCATAAAAATGTGAATACTTTTTGCACGAGTGCGAAAACACTTGAAGATGACAGATCCACGATGCAAGTGTAAGTTGATTTTGGAGGGATAATGCTAGTATATGGTTTCCAAATGAAGCCTCAATTGTCTCGTGTCCTAACCAGATTGCTCTTAACGTAAACAGTATTGTCTCTTTAAGTACTTGTTTAGCTTTATTCTTCCTTGCTCTACAACCTTGTATTTCTTTCTTCCTTGATACACAGTAATAAGTATCTTCTTTACAATGAAATGTTCTCACATTTTGGTCTAATTTTGCAGCAAAATGAGAAAATCCACTCACTGCGTAGCGTATGCAAAGGATTTTACAAAGCATTAAAAGTACGTGAACGGTTATTTACATTACACATTTGAAAAGTATTAATCAATCATACAGACCACAATCTTCGCTAATTCTTCAAACGAACTCCAATATGCAGCAAAAAAGAACAAGAAACAAGTGGTCAGAAATCCATCATCGTTTATATCAATCTTGAAGTTCTTTTGGTTTATAAAAAGGATTAACATCATTGTAAGCCAATGTATGATTCCACAGAAATTTTACAAACTGATAATAAGAATCATCTCAAGCAAACCAATTTCAGATAATTATGTGATATTCATGAAACTTCCAGCATCCAAACTTGTTCTTGAAATCGGAAACAAAATGCTTCAGAGGTCTAAGCAAACACTTCCGAATCGATTTGCTCAATATTCGGGAAGATTTTTCTCAGAGTAGTCAGATAGTCTGAAGCTTTCACCTGCGTGATGTAAAGGAAACGTCAACGTTTTATACCATataccaaataataataataataataataataataatacaggctTTTTATACCAATAAAGGAGACTTTGCTAGCTACTAGCATATCTGTATTCCCCCCATATGGGTCACATTTTTAGGACATTTCATGCCTGAACATTAGCATTTAAAATAGCGTTTGACCAATAAAATACTCCACTTGTTAGCCACTACACCATTTTAGTATACGTTTCATAATATTAAGCAATAAAATTGTTACATATAAATGTATATAGTAGCATGGCTGCAAGGGTTGTCCTCTACCAAAAAGAGTACTAGTACTCTTTACTATAAAGAGCACAATTATAATAGTTTGATAGTTATAGTTATTTTAGATCTCTCGACACTCGTGCTTAAGCCATAACATTGAGCTTTAAAGTACATAAATAACGCTTACACATGGATTGTGCTCAAGATAGATAGTGGTGAGCTTCTCTCTAGAACCAGAAACTGCCTCCTCAATGCCATCTAATGACGCTAGCTGGTTGTTATTAAACCATAAATCTTCTAAGCTGCAATGAGAGAACAAAAAACCGATGAATACAACTtaaatttaataaaattattagaTATGATAAGAATAAAGCCATATATTCATGTATACATACCATGTAAGTTTCTCAATGTCCTCAATTGCAGTAAGCTTATTTGAAGAAACATCCAAGACCCGTAGGTTTGCCAAAGTTGATAAGCCTTCCATTTTCGCAATACCATTATGGCTTAAGTATAGTTCTTCTAAAGCAGTACATTCCTGGATATGGTACATAACCATAAACATAGTTACATTGGTCATAAAAAAgtctattaaaaataaaaataaaaataataataataataataaaaaaagatacCTCTAATCCTTTCATAGAAGTTAGTCGATTGCTTTGCAAACTGAGCTTCTTAATGCATTTTAACCCACATAAGTTGATGGATTTTATACGATTGCGACCTAACCATAGCTCTTGTAATTTTGTCATGTTATGTATATTCTCCATCACCTACAAGAACAAAGTGCAGAAAATTTGATTTTTTTACATTTAAATCAAAAAAATATCTAAATTGTATGTGTGAATATAAAATATAAACATAAACAAAAACATCATTGTCTAGAAATGTAAACATAAccattgcacttgttaaatgaactaaaaccctaatattgaATCACAGTATAAAATTAGCCAACTTCAACTGATCTTCACAAACTCTGACCGTGTGATCCCGAGTAATCCTGAATTTTTACTGTTCACCATGTTTGACCATTTTTAATAGAGACTTAGACTTAGTTTCCACGCCACCACCCGACTCCCGATTACACCTCGAGTAATCGGTTGACTAAGCCATTTTTACAACCCTGCAATTACCCTTAACTAGCATGCAACTATTTCTCTTTATTGAGTACATGAATTCATGTAATGTGTCTTTAGTGCTTTCATAAGAAACAATCAACGTAAGAAGCATGGACTCACTCGTAATCGGTTAGAACCAAGTTCGAGAATTTCAAGTTCATTGAGGTGCTCAATCTCCTCAATTTTTGTAACTTCATTTTTTGAGACATAAAGTTCCTTTAGTGTGCTTGATGCCTTGGACAGTCCACTCATTGACAAAATTTCATTGAAAGACACATCAAATACCAAAAGGGTTTTAAATATGCTAACATCTGGAATATTCTTCAGCCGGTTATCCCTGAGAACTAATTCCTGAACAAACATcaaaggtaaaaaaaaataaagacacaAAAATTTGAATCAACCAAAATGAAACATAAACCTAAAAACATGAGATATATTATATGTTATGGTGGTTGATTCGAACTTTTATCCAAAGATATATATTGTCTAAACACAATCTAAATAACTCTGCAATTCCTTGTAGTTCTTATCTTCCTGTTAATGCaaggctaatataaaaaaaaaaaaaaaaaaaaaaaaaaaaaaaaacagtactGTAACTAAAGGTGTTCGGTAAATTTTTTTGCCTTCATATAGAAATTTCTAATAAAACTATCATCTCATAGTAAGTGTAATGGATTGCTTGACTTATGTATCTTGAGTTTTTCATATCATAAACATTTAAATAATACAAATCTTGATCAAGTATGACAGGCAGACAGGACCAGATTTGGCGCTTAATCTTTACTAATATTGGATGAGTGGATGACACATGTACCATTTCATCATCTTATCAATTTCCCGATAACATACCTATTTCACATGATACAGGTCGAACTAATTAGCAATTACTTCATTTTTTTAGGCGAAAAAACAAGGAGGATACCATAAATGGGAATCGTTCATAAATAGATGAAAAAGTCAAGAAGATACAAACCCGGCCCAACCACAAACAACAACCTACTCAAAACCAAACATGAAGCTCGAAACCACAAATGGGCATGCCAGTGCATAACCTATTCTAATAAGTGCCAattcaaggttgcaaaagacgtgagacggggtcgagacggtcgggtcctaaaaaggtcgagacgttcgagacggggtcgagacggggggtcgagacggacgttgaccaatgttgatttttaaatatataagtacaaaaatgcatatatgtatacatattttaaagctaaaaactttaattaattaatttgtacccataattgctatcatcgttaatttaatacaaaaaattcaaactaaaatatgatatattttaccgattttctgacttttctgaattttgaccgactttgaccccagttttttcaactttgacccgaattttgaccgttgactgtcatattagacggttttcttcgagacgggacggactagtcaccaaaccgtcgagacggctcgagacggggtgttttgcaacagtgagTGCCATAGACTAAAACAATCGAGACGTAAAGTTGGTTTGGTATAAATGTAAATCTCCTGATATAGTGAAGTAATGTATTAAGTAGTGAATTATATATAAGCATTCACAAAATCTTCACATAATTGAATATGCAAATTTAGTTGAGTTATGTCAATCCACTTTTTACAAACTCTATAAGAGCTTGTTATTTTGTTAACATTATTTGTGCGCGCGCACATTTTTGACATCAGAACACATTATACTACCTTATGTCCTAGTCCCAAACTAAAATGTAGTCACAAAAAAATTACATAGCTTATTGGAGGTTAACCTAAAATCATCATAATTCTCATAAGCTAACGAACTGTCATTACAATGAACCTGAACAAAActaatcaaaataaataaataaaaaatagaaaACTAAACATACATAGACATATATACAGCAACTGAAAAGTATACCTCGAGGCCGGAAATGGAGTTCCACTGAGAAATCGGCTCAACACCGGCATCATCGAAGAGATTTTGACGAAGAGATAAttttttgagatttgatagattaGATATACGTGAATCTAACTTATTTAATCGATTTGCGGTCAAATCGATTTCGATTAGGCTCTGTGGGAAGTCGATTGAGTCTAGATCATGAAGATGATAGCTGCTGGCATCGAGGACAGTTAGCGGTGTTGATTCTTCGGGATTGTTTATTGGATTGTTTCCTGTAATTTGTTCCAttgaaactgcatttaagaaacccTAGAAAATGATGTGCGAAACGGAAGATGATTTTAGTAACTCGTGTTTTCGACTTGCTTCTCTTttaaaaagttgaaaaaaaaaaaaaaaaaaaaaggaaaattaGAAAGAAAAATGACAACTTTAAAAGTATCAACCTAAAAGTATAACATAAGATGTACAGTATTATACACGAaatattggttgtgtatgtgtaaATATTGATTATGTACATATCACTATCCATTTGTTAGCAAGGAGTATGGAACT is from Rutidosis leptorrhynchoides isolate AG116_Rl617_1_P2 chromosome 10, CSIRO_AGI_Rlap_v1, whole genome shotgun sequence and encodes:
- the LOC139872876 gene encoding protein phosphatase 1 regulatory inhibitor subunit PPP1R7 homolog; this translates as MEQITGNNPINNPEESTPLTVLDASSYHLHDLDSIDFPQSLIEIDLTANRLNKLDSRISNLSNLKKLSLRQNLFDDAGVEPISQWNSISGLEELVLRDNRLKNIPDVSIFKTLLVFDVSFNEILSMSGLSKASSTLKELYVSKNEVTKIEEIEHLNELEILELGSNRLRVMENIHNMTKLQELWLGRNRIKSINLCGLKCIKKLSLQSNRLTSMKGLEECTALEELYLSHNGIAKMEGLSTLANLRVLDVSSNKLTAIEDIEKLTCLEDLWFNNNQLASLDGIEEAVSGSREKLTTIYLEHNPCVKASDYLTTLRKIFPNIEQIDSEVFA
- the LOC139869947 gene encoding SNW/SKI-interacting protein A-like, translating into MAALKEILPPAKSSAATFYDHSSDPWFKQRYSTPTEDERADIIKTNPIPLYNTAERFKYRPSKAQDYGDGGAFPEIHYAQYPLDMGRKKDSSSGPKTLPVTVDNRGNLTFDAIVKQNENAKKIVHSQHRDLVPKILKDDEENEDDEDDEKQKEIEETTLQTKAALEKIVNVRLSAAQPKNVQTQSQDSKFIKYKPSQQSAAFNSGAKERIIRMVEMPVDPLEPPKFKHKRVPKANGSPPVPVMHSPPRPVTVKDQQDWKIPPCISNWKNPKGYTIPLDKRLAADGRGLQEVQINDNFAKLSEALYVAEQRAREAVAMRSKVQKEMMLKDKERKEQELRALAQKARSERTGTGTGTNVGAGSFVPSDKNMMELDEPVEHEPRRVRERDAPRESKEEREERIQREKIREERRRERERERRLEAKDAAMGKKSKITRDRDRDISEKVALGMASGGSRGGEVMYDQRLFNQEKGMDSGFATDDQYNVYDKGLFTAQPTLSTLYRPKKDADDEMYGGADEQLEKIRKTERFKPDKGFSGAGEKSGPRGGPVEFEKEVEEADPFGLDQFLTEVKGGKKPLDKVGSGGTMRASGGASTRDGYEGSGRSRIGFQKGR